The following is a genomic window from Pseudopipra pipra isolate bDixPip1 chromosome 2, bDixPip1.hap1, whole genome shotgun sequence.
TTTTAATTGGAACTGACACACGTAATTATACAACTGATCTGTGTGAACATGAGGTTGCCAAGGAACTTAACATTTTGATTCTCCCCAGACTGGTGTCTGCAGAGATACCATCACACTGAACAAAATATATTAAGACTTAATTGCTTTATGCAATGGGtctccagagagagagaggtaaGTTTACTTGGAGAAAACCGGCATTGTTTAAAGGTACCCTCaactccttttttctctttccttgagGAAGGAACACTATATTTTAAGACTTTATTTAAAGTTATTAAATGCAGCAGAATAAAGTAGTCTTCTGGAAATAGCAGGAGCACCTGAAGGGACAGGAATGGAGGCAGATGGATAATAATAATTGATGTAGAAGACCATACACAGTTTCTCACTTTCTGCTGAGTCCTCTACATCTGACGTTGGCCTTGagtaaagcttttaaaaaattagaaatattcatagaatcacagaataaatcAAGTGTGAAGGGATGCAGGGAGGTCCAAATTCCCATGTGGCAGAATCAACACTCAATTCAGACCAGGTtacaaatgttaaaaaaaaatgagttgaAATTATTATTAGGCCATCAGATGACTTCTAGAATAATCCTCACTAATACCTCACTAAATCCTACTCATCATGGGTAAAGCTCAGACCTGGAAAGCCCACTTGCTATTTGTTGGAGGACTGATCCTTGGCTGACTTGTGCAGTGTATGGGAACAACAGAATTCCCCAGGGCATAAAGACATAATCCTCATCAAATGCTTCCTTCTCAATGCTGAACTAGGAAAAAAGACATCTAACTGAGGTCCTGGGTACTCCACCTTCTGGTAACTGGACCCTAAATAAGCCCAGAATTTGGCCCTGGACTGCCTTTCCTCCATCAGCTATAAGACgatgaaagaaaaacatcatcCTACAGCTGTGGGCTATAGCCCCTCAGCTTCTAAAGATTTCAAGACTTCAGTAATTGCAtcctgctttaaaaaataaaaaaaaaaaaggaagataacaCGTTTGTGTATTTCACAGCTTTTAAAGCCTCCCCGGGCTCTCCTATTTTGGGCAGCATGGTTTATGGCTATTGTATCTGCAGCATGATCTTTTTGCTGTTTATtctttaaggcttttttttttttttatcccccaGAGAAAGGTTGTGTAACCGTCTCCCTATTCTATTCCTAAAATTTACATGGCAATGCTTACACACTGCTTACACTCAGTCCTTCACAGGAGAGCAGTCAGACCACTGGGGTGTCGTCTTTTTCTCAGACCACAGTCTCATTCCCTTTTCCGGGTTTCACCCAaccatctcctctcttctcccgTTTCACTTTCCCTGAGTTCACCAGTCTGTTCGAGCACTTCTGCCACGTGTGCAGAGTTTTGGCTGACCAGATCCACATACCTGACGTAATACCCACTAGAAGGGACATGAAAATTTTGAGCATCTCCACTGCCATATTGGAATCATCTGCTGAATAGCGGAAAATGGCCCAGTTGGAGATTTCATAGAAATAACAGGCGATGACACATGTTGCTGGGACGGTGTACAGCACTGAAAAGACACCAATTTTGACCATTAGTCTTTCCAGTTTGTCAGTTTTAGTTCCATCTTTCTGGAGATTAGACCTGATTTTAAATAAGGCCACAAGTCCCGCTGCAATGAATAAAGTCCCAATGACCAGGTAGGTAAAAAGCGGAGCGACGACAAAGCCTGTCAGCGCATCCAGGTTCTGGTTCCCAACATAGCAAAGGCCAGTGAGCTCATCTGCATCTACTAGTCTCATAATTAAAATGACGATGGTCTTCACCGCCGGGATAGCCCAGGCTGCAATGTGGAAATACGAGCTGTGCATTTCAATAGCTTCGTGGCCCCACTTGAGTCCTGCAGCCAGAAACCACGTCAGTGTCAGAATAACCCACCAGATGGAGCTAGCCATCCCGAAAAAGTACATCAGCAAGAAAATTATAGCACATCCTGTGTTCTTAAGACCTTCTTGGATAAGAACAGGTTCTGCTGCCTCTTCAAAATCACAGGATATCCTTTCCCGGCCCACAGTTAGCCTCACAATATAAGCAATGCTATAAATATTGTAGCACATGCTCAAAAATATGATTGGGCGCTCCGGGTAGGAAAATCTGGATGAATCAATCAGGAAGGTCAGGACCGTGAAGGCAGTTGAGATGAAGCAAAGACTGGCCCACACAGCCATCCAGATATCTGTGAATTCTTTAGCTGACCTGCTGTAGAGACCAGCATCGTAGCCACATTTCAGGACACAGTTCAAGCTTCTCTTCACCCAAATGTACTGATCTGAGTTAGACCCCATGCTGTGGcactcttctccaggctgcaaggaggtctTGCTGTGAAGGGGAACCTCTTCATCTCCTGGGCCCTCCATGCACATGTGGTTGTGATCATTCTGGGGTGGGAATTTGCTGCAGTTTAGGCTGTCTGGCCAGGCAAATCCAAATTCTTTTAAAACGGGTTCACATCTTCTTTTGACAGAGAGGCACATGCCACCACAGGGACCTATGGGGATGTTAATCTTCTCTGTGCACATTGGGACGTAGACTGAACACAGGAAGAACtggaagagagaaacaaaaatcacaaGTGTGTCCAAGGAAAATTAGACAAGTTGATATAtaacaagttttcttttttt
Proteins encoded in this region:
- the FZD4 gene encoding frizzled-4 — translated: MAGGGGGPAGRARLLAVLLAGLLGGARGFGDEEERRCDAIRIAMCQNLGYNVTKMPNLVGHELQADAELQLTTFTPLIQYGCSSQLQFFLCSVYVPMCTEKINIPIGPCGGMCLSVKRRCEPVLKEFGFAWPDSLNCSKFPPQNDHNHMCMEGPGDEEVPLHSKTSLQPGEECHSMGSNSDQYIWVKRSLNCVLKCGYDAGLYSRSAKEFTDIWMAVWASLCFISTAFTVLTFLIDSSRFSYPERPIIFLSMCYNIYSIAYIVRLTVGRERISCDFEEAAEPVLIQEGLKNTGCAIIFLLMYFFGMASSIWWVILTLTWFLAAGLKWGHEAIEMHSSYFHIAAWAIPAVKTIVILIMRLVDADELTGLCYVGNQNLDALTGFVVAPLFTYLVIGTLFIAAGLVALFKIRSNLQKDGTKTDKLERLMVKIGVFSVLYTVPATCVIACYFYEISNWAIFRYSADDSNMAVEMLKIFMSLLVGITSGMWIWSAKTLHTWQKCSNRLVNSGKVKREKRGDGWVKPGKGNETVV